In a single window of the Atlantibacter hermannii genome:
- the fldB gene encoding flavodoxin II codes for MNMGLFYGSSTCYTEMAAEKIRDIIGPELVTLHNLKDDAPALMEQYDVLILGIPTWDFGEIQEDWEAIWDQLDTLDLAGKIVALYGMGDQLGYGEWFLDALGMLHDKLMPKGVKFVGYWPTEGYEFTSPKPVIADGQLFVGLALDETNQYDLSDERIQQWCEQILGEMAEHFS; via the coding sequence ATGAATATGGGTCTTTTTTATGGTTCCAGTACCTGTTACACCGAGATGGCAGCGGAAAAAATCCGCGACATTATCGGGCCGGAACTGGTTACGCTGCATAACCTGAAAGATGACGCACCGGCGCTGATGGAGCAGTACGATGTCCTGATCCTCGGCATTCCGACCTGGGATTTTGGTGAAATCCAGGAAGACTGGGAAGCTATATGGGATCAACTGGATACGCTGGATTTAGCGGGTAAAATCGTCGCGCTTTACGGCATGGGCGATCAGCTGGGTTATGGCGAATGGTTCCTGGACGCGCTCGGTATGCTGCACGATAAGCTGATGCCTAAAGGGGTGAAATTCGTGGGATACTGGCCGACTGAAGGCTATGAATTCACCAGCCCGAAACCGGTTATCGCCGATGGTCAGCTTTTTGTGGGGCTCGCACTGGATGAAACCAACCAGTACGATTTAAGCGATGAACGCATCCAGCAATGGTGCGAACAGATTCTGGGAGAAATGGCGGAGCATTTCTCCTGA
- the ygfX gene encoding protein, whose amino-acid sequence MVLWQSDLRVSWRAQWFSLMLHGIVAAIILLLPWPLSYMPLWLILLSLVVFDCVRSQRRIHSLQGEVKLTIDYRLRWQGIEWELTAAPWMLQSGMLLRLRHPDTHRSQHLWLAADSMDAGEWRDLRRILMQQPQSGRHP is encoded by the coding sequence GTGGTCCTGTGGCAATCTGATCTACGCGTCTCATGGCGCGCACAATGGTTTTCGCTCATGCTTCACGGCATTGTTGCGGCTATTATTTTATTGCTGCCCTGGCCGTTGAGTTACATGCCGCTCTGGCTGATTTTATTATCATTAGTGGTATTTGATTGCGTGCGCAGCCAACGGCGCATCCATTCACTGCAAGGTGAAGTCAAACTGACAATTGATTATCGGTTGCGCTGGCAAGGTATCGAGTGGGAACTGACGGCTGCGCCCTGGATGCTGCAAAGCGGCATGTTGCTGCGCTTGCGTCACCCGGATACACATCGCAGCCAGCATTTATGGCTTGCGGCAGACAGTATGGACGCAGGCGAATGGCGTGATTTACGGCGGATATTAATGCAGCAACCGCAAAGCGGTCGCCATCCCTGA
- the ygfY gene encoding TPR repeat protein, with product MDINNKARIHWACRRGMRELDISIMPFFEHEYDTLSDDDKRVFIRLLECDDPDLFNWLMNHGKPADSELQRMVQMIQTRNRDRGPVAI from the coding sequence ATGGATATTAATAATAAAGCCCGTATCCACTGGGCATGCCGTCGCGGGATGCGTGAGCTGGATATCTCTATCATGCCGTTCTTTGAACACGAGTATGACACCCTGAGCGACGACGACAAACGCGTGTTTATTCGTTTGCTCGAATGCGACGACCCCGATCTTTTTAACTGGTTAATGAATCACGGTAAGCCTGCGGACAGTGAATTGCAGCGCATGGTGCAAATGATTCAAACACGGAACCGGGATCGTGGTCCTGTGGCAATCTGA
- the ygfZ gene encoding tRNA-modifying protein: MCCGSFTISLIRQCIVNRGTYMAFNPFPPRQPTAAARLPLTLITLEDWALATITGADSEKYIQGQVTADVALLQNNQHLLVAHCDAKGKMWSNLRLFRQNEGFAWIQRRSVRDAQLTALKKYAVFSKVTIAPDDNAVLLGVAGFQARAALANHFSALPDAENPAVHDDDTTLLWLPLPAERFLLITMEEKAQQLTDSLRGEAQLNASQQWLALDIEAGYPIIDEANSAQFIPQATNLQAFGGISFKKGCYTGQEMVARAKFRGANKRALWTLVGNASRTPAPGEDLELKMGDNWRRTGTVLAAVKLDDGTVRVQVVMNNDMESDSVFRVRDEPSHTLAIEPLPYSLEEA, from the coding sequence ATGTGTTGTGGCTCTTTTACCATTAGTCTCATTAGACAATGCATTGTGAATCGGGGCACTTATATGGCTTTTAATCCGTTCCCTCCGCGTCAGCCGACTGCTGCCGCCCGTCTGCCTTTAACCCTTATTACCCTGGAAGATTGGGCGTTGGCGACCATCACCGGCGCCGACAGCGAAAAATATATACAAGGCCAGGTAACAGCAGATGTCGCACTGCTGCAAAACAATCAGCATCTGCTGGTGGCCCATTGCGACGCGAAAGGCAAGATGTGGAGTAATCTGCGTCTGTTCCGCCAGAATGAAGGCTTCGCCTGGATTCAGCGCCGTAGCGTTCGTGACGCCCAACTGACCGCGCTGAAAAAGTACGCCGTGTTTTCTAAAGTGACTATCGCACCGGACGACAATGCGGTATTGCTGGGCGTTGCGGGTTTCCAGGCGCGCGCCGCGCTGGCTAATCACTTTTCAGCGCTGCCGGATGCGGAAAATCCCGCTGTGCATGATGACGATACCACCCTGCTCTGGCTACCGTTACCCGCTGAACGTTTCTTGCTGATTACCATGGAAGAAAAAGCGCAGCAGCTTACCGATAGCCTGCGTGGAGAAGCGCAGCTTAACGCCAGCCAGCAGTGGCTGGCGCTCGATATTGAAGCGGGTTACCCAATTATCGACGAAGCCAACAGCGCGCAGTTTATTCCTCAGGCCACAAACCTTCAGGCCTTCGGCGGCATTAGCTTCAAGAAAGGTTGCTATACCGGCCAGGAGATGGTGGCGCGCGCTAAGTTCCGCGGTGCCAATAAACGCGCACTCTGGACGCTGGTGGGTAATGCCAGCCGTACGCCTGCGCCTGGGGAAGACCTGGAGCTGAAGATGGGCGACAACTGGCGTCGCACCGGCACCGTACTGGCCGCCGTTAAGCTGGATGATGGAACGGTACGCGTTCAGGTTGTCATGAATAACGACATGGAAAGCGACAGCGTCTTCCGCGTACGTGATGAACCCAGCCACACCCTGGCAATTGAACCCCTGCCGTATTCGTTAGAAGAAGCGTAA
- the yqfA gene encoding hemolysin (membrane protein), protein MVSKPLMEKGYSLAEEIANSISHGVGLVFGIVGLVLLLIQAVDANANVMAITSYSLYGGSMILLFLASTLYHAIPHANAKRWLKKFDHCAIYLLIAGTYTPFLLVGLDSPLARTLMIVIWGLALLGILFKLTIAHRFKVLSLVTYLAMGWLSLIVIYELTEKLALGGVTLLAAGGIVYSLGVIFYVCKRIPYNHAIWHGFVLGGSVCHFLAIYLYVGQH, encoded by the coding sequence ATGGTGAGCAAACCATTAATGGAGAAGGGATATTCACTGGCTGAGGAAATAGCCAACAGTATTAGCCACGGCGTGGGTCTGGTTTTCGGTATCGTTGGATTGGTGTTATTGCTAATCCAGGCGGTGGATGCCAATGCGAACGTTATGGCCATCACCAGCTACAGCCTGTATGGCGGCAGCATGATCCTGCTGTTTCTCGCCTCAACGTTGTATCACGCCATCCCCCACGCCAACGCGAAGAGATGGCTTAAGAAATTTGACCACTGTGCAATTTATTTATTGATTGCCGGTACCTACACTCCGTTTTTACTGGTGGGTCTCGACTCGCCGTTGGCCCGCACCCTGATGATTGTGATTTGGGGGCTGGCGCTACTGGGCATCCTGTTTAAATTAACCATTGCGCATCGCTTTAAAGTGCTCTCGCTGGTGACGTATCTGGCAATGGGTTGGCTTTCGCTGATTGTGATTTATGAACTAACTGAAAAGCTCGCCCTGGGCGGCGTGACTCTGTTAGCGGCGGGTGGGATTGTCTATTCGCTTGGCGTGATTTTCTACGTGTGCAAACGCATCCCGTATAACCATGCTATCTGGCATGGCTTTGTGCTGGGCGGCAGCGTATGCCATTTCCTGGCTATTTATCTTTACGTCGGACAGCATTAA
- the yqfB gene encoding putative cytoplasmic protein, with amino-acid sequence MNDITFFQRFESDILAGRKTITIRDESEAHFKAGQVLRVGRYEDDGYFCTINVLSVTPVTLSELTDEHAHQENMTLDALREVINAIYPGTDNFYVIAFKVISA; translated from the coding sequence ATGAACGATATTACTTTTTTTCAACGATTTGAAAGCGACATTCTTGCAGGCCGTAAAACCATTACGATTCGTGATGAAAGTGAAGCGCATTTCAAGGCGGGGCAAGTATTGCGCGTTGGTCGCTATGAGGATGACGGCTATTTCTGCACCATCAATGTGCTGAGCGTGACGCCGGTTACGCTAAGCGAACTTACCGATGAGCATGCGCACCAGGAGAACATGACGCTGGATGCGCTGCGCGAGGTTATCAACGCGATCTATCCGGGTACCGATAATTTCTATGTGATTGCTTTTAAGGTGATTTCTGCATAG
- the ybbH_3 gene encoding putative transcriptional regulator, with translation MTLFTHSAVASLNNIEMRVYNFVVKNRDKVMYMTIRELAEAAGVSTTTVLRFCRKLNCDGYSEFRVRFKLYLEQNEPQQANFGASEIISFFRSVNNDEFDQLLDKATDIILASERIIFVGAGTSGSLAKYGARFFSNVGKFSNHIDDPYFPVTSDMAKNALAIVLSVSGETAEILRFASQFSLHHCKVLSITSHDNSSLAKLADFNLSWHIPQTRVAGVYDITTQIPVVYILETLGRKIARKLGE, from the coding sequence GTGACGTTATTCACTCATTCCGCCGTTGCCAGCCTTAATAATATCGAAATGAGGGTCTATAACTTTGTGGTCAAAAACCGCGACAAAGTGATGTATATGACCATCCGTGAGCTGGCCGAGGCAGCAGGCGTTTCCACCACGACGGTGCTGCGCTTTTGCCGCAAGCTCAACTGCGACGGCTACTCCGAGTTTCGCGTCCGCTTTAAGCTCTACCTTGAGCAAAATGAACCCCAGCAGGCTAACTTCGGCGCCAGCGAAATCATCAGTTTCTTCCGTAGCGTGAATAACGATGAATTTGATCAACTGCTGGATAAAGCCACGGATATCATTCTGGCCTCGGAGCGCATTATTTTTGTTGGCGCAGGCACCTCCGGATCGCTGGCCAAATATGGCGCGCGTTTTTTCTCTAACGTCGGCAAATTCAGCAACCATATTGACGATCCCTACTTCCCGGTGACCAGTGATATGGCGAAAAACGCGCTGGCGATCGTGCTGTCTGTTTCCGGTGAAACGGCGGAAATTCTGCGCTTCGCCAGTCAGTTCAGCCTGCACCATTGCAAGGTGTTATCTATCACCAGCCACGACAATTCATCCCTGGCGAAACTGGCCGATTTCAATCTCTCCTGGCATATTCCCCAAACGCGCGTGGCGGGCGTTTACGACATCACCACGCAAATCCCGGTGGTCTATATTCTTGAAACGCTGGGCCGCAAAATCGCCCGTAAACTGGGCGAATAA
- the bglA gene encoding 6-phospho-beta-glucosidase — translation MMKKLTLPKDFLWGGAVAAHQVEGGWNKGGKGPSICDVLTGGAHGVPREITQSVEAGKYYPNHEAVDFYGHYKEDIKLFAEMGFKCFRTSIAWTRIFPNGDELTPNEEGLQFYDDLFDELLKYNIEPVITLSHFEMPLHLVQHYGGWTNRKVVDFFVRFAEVVFERYRNKVKYWMTFNEINNQRNWRAPLFGYCCSGVVYTEHENPEETMYQVLHHQFVASALAVKAARNINPAMKVGCMLAMVPLYPFSCKPEDVMYAQESMRERYVFTDVQLRGYYPSYVLNEWERRGFTINMEAGDEQVLREGTCDYLGFSYYMTNAVKAEGGSGDALTGFQGSVPNPHVKASDWGWQIDPVGLRYALCELYERYQKPLFIVENGFGAYDKVEEDGSINDDYRIDYLRAHVEEMIKAVTWDGVDLMGYTPWGCIDCVSFTTGQYSKRYGFIYVNKHDDGTGDMSRSRKKSFNWYKEVIASNGEKL, via the coding sequence ATGATGAAAAAACTGACTTTACCCAAAGACTTTTTATGGGGTGGCGCGGTCGCCGCGCACCAGGTTGAAGGCGGCTGGAATAAAGGCGGCAAAGGCCCCAGCATCTGTGACGTTTTGACCGGCGGCGCGCACGGCGTTCCGCGCGAGATCACCCAAAGCGTGGAAGCGGGAAAATACTATCCCAATCATGAAGCTGTGGATTTTTACGGCCATTACAAAGAAGACATTAAACTGTTCGCGGAAATGGGCTTTAAGTGTTTTCGCACTTCCATCGCCTGGACGCGTATTTTCCCCAACGGTGATGAGCTCACGCCCAATGAAGAGGGGTTACAGTTCTACGACGACCTGTTCGATGAATTGCTGAAGTACAACATTGAACCGGTCATCACCCTCTCCCACTTCGAAATGCCGCTGCATCTGGTGCAACACTACGGAGGCTGGACCAACCGTAAGGTCGTGGACTTCTTTGTGCGTTTCGCTGAAGTCGTATTCGAACGCTACCGGAATAAGGTCAAGTACTGGATGACCTTTAACGAGATTAACAACCAGCGCAACTGGCGCGCGCCGCTGTTTGGCTACTGCTGTTCCGGCGTGGTGTATACCGAACATGAAAACCCGGAAGAGACCATGTATCAGGTGCTGCATCACCAGTTCGTGGCCAGCGCGCTGGCGGTAAAGGCGGCGCGTAACATCAATCCTGCGATGAAAGTCGGCTGTATGCTGGCGATGGTGCCGCTGTATCCGTTCTCCTGTAAGCCAGAAGACGTGATGTATGCACAGGAATCGATGCGTGAACGTTATGTCTTTACCGATGTTCAGCTGCGCGGTTACTACCCGTCCTATGTTCTTAACGAATGGGAGCGCCGGGGCTTTACCATCAATATGGAAGCCGGGGATGAGCAGGTGCTGCGCGAAGGCACCTGTGATTATCTGGGCTTCAGCTATTACATGACCAACGCCGTCAAAGCCGAAGGCGGCAGCGGTGATGCGCTGACCGGTTTCCAGGGCAGCGTGCCGAACCCGCATGTCAAAGCCTCAGACTGGGGCTGGCAGATTGACCCGGTTGGCCTGCGTTATGCGCTGTGCGAACTGTACGAACGCTATCAGAAGCCGCTGTTTATCGTGGAAAACGGCTTCGGCGCATACGATAAAGTCGAAGAAGACGGCAGCATTAATGACGATTATCGCATCGATTATCTGCGCGCCCACGTTGAAGAGATGATCAAAGCCGTCACCTGGGATGGCGTGGATCTGATGGGGTATACGCCATGGGGTTGCATTGACTGCGTCTCTTTCACCACCGGTCAGTACAGCAAGCGCTACGGCTTTATCTATGTCAATAAACATGACGACGGCACGGGCGACATGTCCCGTTCACGCAAGAAAAGCTTTAACTGGTATAAAGAAGTGATCGCCAGTAACGGCGAAAAACTGTAA
- the ccp gene encoding di-heme cytochrome c peroxidase family protein, which translates to MKKRTKLALGVIGVGVVGYLGLVAYVYHHDSDRNSRALTQTSVSPQNNQVLAIMRDKGCDYCHSVSTDLPFYASLPVAKQLMNYDMHLGYKSFDLTPLRQSLLDDTPPLQSDLTKVEWVMAHQTMPPTRYTALHWDGKMSDEERGVVLAWIKAQRLKYYASDDMAEAHRNEPVQPIPQTVPYDKRKAALGFRLYHDPRISGDSSISCASCHQLGAGGVDGRKTSTGVRGEIGPINAPTVFNSVFNVVQFWDGRAPDLKAQAGGPPLNPIEMASKSWDEITGRLNQDAILKRDFTAVYPEGLSGDTITDAIAEFEKTLITPNSPFDNYLRGDDSALTAQQKQGWKLFKDNKCATCHTGVILGGRTFEPLGLKKEFTFGDVLPADIGRMNVTHNERDRLRQKVPTLRNIALTAPYFHRGDVATLDEAVKLMLRYQVGTELPQSDVDDIVAFLQSLNGVYQPAPLE; encoded by the coding sequence ATGAAAAAACGCACTAAACTGGCGCTGGGTGTGATAGGCGTCGGCGTTGTCGGCTACCTTGGGCTCGTGGCATATGTGTATCACCACGACAGCGATCGTAACAGCCGAGCTTTGACGCAAACCTCTGTATCACCGCAAAACAATCAGGTGCTGGCGATCATGCGCGATAAAGGATGTGACTATTGCCATAGCGTATCCACCGATCTGCCATTCTATGCCTCGCTGCCGGTGGCGAAGCAGCTGATGAATTATGATATGCACCTTGGCTATAAATCGTTCGATCTCACTCCGCTGCGGCAAAGTTTGCTGGATGATACGCCCCCCTTACAAAGCGATTTGACCAAAGTCGAATGGGTGATGGCGCATCAAACGATGCCGCCGACGCGCTATACCGCCCTGCACTGGGACGGCAAAATGAGTGATGAAGAGCGCGGTGTAGTGCTGGCGTGGATCAAAGCCCAGCGCCTGAAATATTACGCCTCTGACGACATGGCGGAAGCGCATCGCAACGAGCCGGTGCAGCCCATCCCGCAAACCGTCCCCTACGACAAGCGCAAAGCCGCGCTCGGCTTCCGGTTGTATCACGATCCGCGCATCTCCGGTGACAGCTCCATCTCCTGCGCCAGTTGCCACCAGCTTGGCGCGGGCGGCGTGGATGGTCGTAAAACCTCCACCGGCGTACGGGGCGAAATCGGGCCTATCAACGCCCCAACGGTGTTTAACTCGGTCTTTAACGTGGTGCAATTCTGGGACGGTCGCGCGCCGGATCTCAAAGCGCAGGCTGGTGGCCCGCCGCTCAATCCCATTGAGATGGCGTCCAAATCCTGGGATGAGATCACTGGCAGGTTAAATCAGGATGCGATCCTTAAACGCGACTTTACCGCCGTCTACCCGGAGGGATTAAGCGGCGACACGATCACCGACGCCATCGCTGAGTTCGAAAAAACGTTGATTACGCCGAACTCGCCGTTCGACAACTATCTGCGTGGCGACGACAGCGCGTTGACGGCGCAACAGAAACAGGGCTGGAAACTGTTTAAAGATAACAAGTGCGCTACCTGCCACACCGGCGTAATCCTCGGCGGCAGAACCTTCGAGCCGCTGGGCCTGAAGAAAGAGTTCACGTTTGGCGACGTACTGCCTGCGGATATCGGGCGCATGAACGTCACCCATAACGAACGCGACCGCCTGCGCCAGAAAGTGCCGACGCTGCGCAATATCGCCCTGACCGCACCCTATTTTCATCGTGGCGATGTCGCTACTCTGGATGAGGCGGTAAAACTGATGCTGCGTTATCAGGTCGGTACCGAACTGCCGCAGTCCGATGTGGATGATATTGTGGCGTTCCTGCAAAGCCTGAACGGCGTATATCAACCCGCGCCGCTGGAGTAA